Genomic segment of Methanocorpusculum sp.:
CATGAATTTGGAGCGTTTCCATTCGCCTTTCTTCAGGGATGCGCTTGCCTGCGGAATGTTTCTGGCCATTGCCATCATCATCGCGATCGTGTGTTCGGTCGCTGCCAGCGTGTTGCCTTCCGGGGCATTGGAAACGATGATGCCTTTCTTGGTCGCTGCTTCACAGTCGATATTGTCAACACCTACACCGGCACGGCCGATGTATTTCATTTTGTCAGCCGCTTCAATGATCCGGGCAGTAACCTGGGTCCCCGAGCGGACGATCAATGCGTCGTATTCACCAATGATTTTAACGAGTTCGTCTTCAGAGAGATCAGCTTTCTCATCGACTTCGCAAAATCCCTTTAATATAGCAATACCCTCTGCTGCAAGAGGATCAGATACTAGTACTTTGAAGCTCACGGATTATCGTGTACATATTTGGTATTCACCCGTATAGTATGTTTCTGTGCTGAGCAAAACCCCTCTCCAAAGTGGAGAAATGTCGTGTTCGCATCCCATATCATCCGGCGATCCGCCGCCGCCACTCTATAATATGACCGGCAGTTGATTCTGCCCCCTCTCCAATAATCTATTATTGTTAAGAGAGCAATAATAGAGTGAGTATCTATGGACAAATCACCCAATATTCTCTGGCTGACTGAAATCCGCAACACTGACATCCCCTCAGTAGGCGGGAAAGGCGCTTCCCTTGGGGAGATGACCCATGTTGGTCTGCCGGTCCCACAGGCGTTTGTGGTTACAGCGCAGGCATTTCGCCAGTTCTTAAAGCTGACAAAACTTGAAGAACCCCTTTTCTCCATTCTCGAAAAACTCGACGTCGACAACAATGATGCACTCAACGCCACTTCCGACAAAGTAAAGGCGATGGTAAGTGCGGCAAAAATGCCGGCAAAGATCAAAGCTGAGATCCTTGAATCATACAAAACGATGGGTAATGACACCGTCGTTGCCGTACGTTCAAGCGCTACTGCTGAAGACCTTCCTGATGCATCCTTCGCAGGTCAGCAGGATACCTATCTGAACATCCTCGGCGACAAGGACCTTCTGGAAGCAGTCCAGAACTGCTGGGCATCCCTATACACTGCCCGTGCAATATACTACCGTTCAAAGAATGGATTCGATGACCGCAGCGTGAATATCGCGGTCGTTGTCCAGCAGCTTGTTTTCTCTGAAAAGGCCGGAGTAATGTTCTCGTCCCACCCGGTTTCCGGTGCAAAAACCGTGATGATCGAAGCATCATGGGGTCTTGGCGAAGCGATCGTTTCCGGAACCGTCTCTCCTGACAACTATGTCTATGACAGAAAAGGCAGAAAGATCGTCCAGAAAACCATCGCCACAAAATCCGTTGAGATCATTCCGGATGGAAAGAAAGGAACCAAAGTCGTTGAAATAGCGAAAGATAAGCAAAACGCCCAGGTTCTTTCCGAGAAGGATATCCTCCGTCTTGCAGAGTATGCGATCAAATCCGAGGAGCACTACAAGAGTGCCCAGGATATGGAATGGGGTATGGTCGGAGACACGATCTATATCCTCCAGTCCCGCCCGATCACAACGATCCAGAAAGATTCCGGAAAGTCCAAAAAATCCAGCTCATCGTCAGCCACCGGCACTATCATCCTCCAGGGATATGGAGCATCCCCGGGTATTGCCTCTGGAAAAGTCGTCATCGTCAATGATGTAAAAGACACTTCCAGGATCCAGGAAGGAGATGTGATGGTCGCGACCATGACGAATCCCGACATGGTCCCGGCAATGAAAAAAGTCGCCGGTATCATCACCGATGAAGGAGGAATGACCTGCCACGCTGCGATCGTTTCCCGTGAACTCGGGACCCCGGCAGTCGTTGGAACCAAACAGGCAACTTCCCTTCTGAAAGAGGGACAGATCGTCACGATCGACGGTGAAAAAGGTATCATCTACGATGGAAAACTTGCCGTGACCGAAGAGTGCGGAGCCTCACCCAAAGGTCCGGCGATCGTCGCTTCTCCGATCATCACCGCAACCTCCGTAAAGGTCAACGTATCTATGCCGGAAGCAGCAGCCCGTGCTGCAGCCACCGGAGCAGACGGTGTTGGACTCCTCAGGATCGAACACCTCATCATCGGCATGAACAAAACCCCTTCCTGGTATATCAAACACAATAAACAGGAACAGTTCATCACCGAACTTATGGACGGGATCAGAACTGTTCTTGACGCATTCCGCGGAAAATCTGTCTGGGTCAGAACACTCGACTCGCCGACCGATGAGTTCCTCAATATGGAAGGCGGCGAAGACGAACCTCATGAGCACAACCCGATGCTCGGATTCCGCGGTCTCCGCCGTGACCTCCGCCAGAAAGAACAGTTCAAGATGCAGGCAGAATGTTTCCGCCGTCTTTGGGAAGCAGGCTACCACAACCTTGGTATCATGTTCCCTCTCGTCCAGCACCCGCGTGAATTCCTTGCTGCAAAAGAGGCATTCCGCGAATGGGGACTCGATGTCGAAAATATGGATCTTGGTATCATGGTCGAGATCCCCGCATCGGCGATCATCATTGATGAGTTCATCAAAGCCGGC
This window contains:
- the ppsA gene encoding phosphoenolpyruvate synthase, with protein sequence MDKSPNILWLTEIRNTDIPSVGGKGASLGEMTHVGLPVPQAFVVTAQAFRQFLKLTKLEEPLFSILEKLDVDNNDALNATSDKVKAMVSAAKMPAKIKAEILESYKTMGNDTVVAVRSSATAEDLPDASFAGQQDTYLNILGDKDLLEAVQNCWASLYTARAIYYRSKNGFDDRSVNIAVVVQQLVFSEKAGVMFSSHPVSGAKTVMIEASWGLGEAIVSGTVSPDNYVYDRKGRKIVQKTIATKSVEIIPDGKKGTKVVEIAKDKQNAQVLSEKDILRLAEYAIKSEEHYKSAQDMEWGMVGDTIYILQSRPITTIQKDSGKSKKSSSSSATGTIILQGYGASPGIASGKVVIVNDVKDTSRIQEGDVMVATMTNPDMVPAMKKVAGIITDEGGMTCHAAIVSRELGTPAVVGTKQATSLLKEGQIVTIDGEKGIIYDGKLAVTEECGASPKGPAIVASPIITATSVKVNVSMPEAAARAAATGADGVGLLRIEHLIIGMNKTPSWYIKHNKQEQFITELMDGIRTVLDAFRGKSVWVRTLDSPTDEFLNMEGGEDEPHEHNPMLGFRGLRRDLRQKEQFKMQAECFRRLWEAGYHNLGIMFPLVQHPREFLAAKEAFREWGLDVENMDLGIMVEIPASAIIIDEFIKAGIDFCSFGTNDLVQYTLAVDRNNGLIGEMYEPEHPAVKRLISSCVAQCREAGVECSICGQAGSDPKYVKWLVNEGISSVSANIDAIQKIRETVAKTEKQIILNAALKKN